ATGTCCATGGAAATGATCTCTGAATACCCGTCATTATTTACATCGGCAATATCTACTCCCATGCTATACTGGCTGGTATGCATCATACACTTGCCCAGTTCTTCCTTAAACGTTCCATTGTGCTGATTGATGTACAGGTAATCGTTTTCGTGAAAATCGTTCCCGATGTAGATATCGGGATAGCCATCCAGATTAATATCGCTTACCGCTATACCCAGCCCATACCCAATGATTGTACTGTTGATACCCGATTCCTTTGTTACCTCGGTAAATCGGGCCTCCCCATCATTGCGGAATAACCGGTCGCCGGAAAGGGTTTCATACGTACCCATAAACTCTTTACGCGGGCGGAAATTGCTAATGGCATGCACGGAATGATTCAACAAATACAGGTCCAGATCTCCATCCCCATCGTAATCAAGAAAAGCGGCCTGGGTACTAAACCCCGAGAAATCTACCCCTAACTCATGCGCTTTGTCAACATAGTGCGGTACGCCATCCTTATCAATACCCGTACAGATCAATAACTGGTTATGACTCTTTAACGGACCATAATTTCCCACACGGCAGATGTAGAGGTCCAGCAGGCCATCGTTGTTAATATCCACCACAGAAACACCGGTGCTCCAACCATGGTCATCGGGTATGCCGGATTCTTTTGTCACTTCTTTAAAATGCAGCTTACCTGTATTTAAAAACAGTTTATTCTGTTCCATGTTCGAAGCAAAGAACAGGTCAACCAGGCCATCGTTGTTAAAATCACCGGCACCCACACCTGCACCATTATAATAATACATGTAATGAAAAATATTGAACGAATCGCTGGGTATAAGGGTATTGGTAAAATGTAATCCAGTACTGCTTTCATCCAGCATTTCAAACAACGCAGGCTGTTTATTGCCCCTGTTGCATGCAGATAAAATATGTATGGATAGGATCATTAAACAAAAGCCTGCCCATTGCTTACTACTGATCATAACTTACAATTCGCTTGTTTACTTTTTTATACTGTATAAAACCGGGTAATCGTCGTTTCTTGCAAACAACACATAATTCACGCCAGTGCCAGGTATCAGGGCAATGTCGCGCACTTCGCCGTCAACCAGCAAGCCCGATAGCCTGGCCGGTAACCACGTGAAGCTGCCTTTGCCATTATTAAGTAATACATCGCCATAACTGGCATCCAGTTTTCCAAACTGCGGCGGATAGCCAGATCTGTTGCCACCCAGCACCAGGTCAGGAAACCCGTCTTTGTTTACATCTGTACTTATTATGGCATTTACTACCGACAACTGCGCCTGGTAGGGCAATGGCTGAATGGTAAACTGTCCATTGCCTTTATTGATGGCTATACATGATTTGGTATAGTTAAACAATTTCACGCTGCTTTTATCGATCATTTCTTTGGAAAACAATTCCTGGATAGATTTTTTTGCATAGTCCTTATGCTTCAGGTTCTCTTTTTTAATAGAAGGAATTTCATCCTGCATTTCGCGTTTCAGGAATACCGGCACATCCCGGTTGTCCACAGTGCGGGTAAGTATTTTATCTTCGGACCCATTGCTGTTAAAATCATTGATCCACAATTTAACAGGATTGGCAGCATCGGGATGCAGATAAAAATTATCGCCTACATTTCCTAACACCAGATCGGTTTTGCCATCATGATTTATATCGGCAGCCACAATAGTTTGCCACAAGCCATATATTTCGCCCAGACGGCTTTTTACTTCTATAAAATGATCGCCGTTGAAAGAAAAGATCCGGGGCGCCATCCATTCACCTGTTATTATTAACTCTTTACTGGTATCGCCCGCTACATCGGCCCACACAGCACCCGTTACCATGCCAATACCGGCAATATCGGAGTTCTTTGTTTTGGCAATATCAGTGAAGTGCCCCTGACCATCATTCTGGTAAAGGTAGCTTTCAGGCGCTACTCCGTAATTGCGGGGTGTGCTTCGGCTGCCTACAAACAGATCGAGGTCGCCATCGTGGTCAAAATCATTGGCAACGGCTACCCCCGAATTCATGCCATTGCTTTTAAAGGCGGCCGCATCGAGGGTGAAATTACCCTTACCATCGTTTTTCAATAACCGGCATTGCATTTCACGGCTATAAAGCGGAGAATTGTTTCCACCCGGACCTATAAATAAATCAATATCGCCATCGTTATCGCAGTCGAAAAACAATACCGCCTCGTCTTCAAAATCTTTGAACTGCATAAATACCGGTACCTGCTTTTTTATAAATGCGCCGTTTTTTTGCTGTATATACAATTGACCAGGATGGTCTTTTGTGCCGCCGATATACAGATCTATAAGTCCATCGCCATTTACATCGGCAGTGGCTACTTTAGGCCCTTCACGGGAAAGCATTTCGGGAATATTTCTTTCGTAATAGAAATCTACATAGTCATCTTCCACATGTTTTTCAAATGAACCGGGCGCCAGGGAAAACAAAAGCGAATTGTTTTGAAGTGTATCCGGTAGTGCCCCCCTGGTCGTATTGGCTTTAGCCAATACCAGCGTTGTATCAATAGCAGGATGTACAATAGTTTCTTTTGAACGGTCGGGCCACATAATTACCATGGAATCTATTACAGATGTTTTTCCCAACCCAATCACCTGTTTATAATCCATCGACGACTGAAACCCCCGGCTTGGTATTACTTCGCGGGTAATAATGGAACCGCCTGCATGTACGGTTATTTTGCTTCCTATGGCGTATGTATTCTGATCGCTTTCTTTCAGCAAAACACTAATATGATGATTGGCATTCTGTTGGCTGGCGCGGTTCTTATAAATAAAAGCAGGCCCATTAATATTATTGATAACAAGGTCCAGATCACCGTCATTGTCAAGATCCGCGTATGCAGCCCCATTTGAAAAAGAAGGCTGGGTAAATCCCCAGGCCTTGCTTACATCGGCAAACTGCAGGT
The Niastella koreensis GR20-10 genome window above contains:
- a CDS encoding VCBS repeat-containing protein: MHLKRLLSCLFLLAVCYSCNNKKEATSTLFELVENSGIDFNNQVVDQEYDNSFLFRNFYNGGGVAIGDINNDGLADVLLTSNMDENKLYLNKGNFRFEDITAKSGMKQDSMWSTGAVMVDINNDGWLDMYVCNSGHMKNGNRRNKLYINNHNLTFTEAADKYGLAISAYTTQVSFFDYDLDGDLDCFMIDNSPMPVNTLGYTNRRDLPAKDWPVADFVKDGGDHLYRNDNGHFTQVDKEAGIHGTLMSFGLGVSVADINNDGYPDIYVANDSYERDYLYINQRNGTFKDEMEQCMKQNSFSSMGADIADINNDGYADIFTTDMLPDNDYRLKTLGAFDNIDQYRNKLKIGFYHQYMKNCLQVNNGNGTFSDVANYSGVCASDWSWGALLFDADNDGLNDIYVCNGVNRDVTDLDFMDFFANDVIQKMVLTGRKEKVNEVLEHIPKTPVINKAFRNLGNLQFADVSKAWGFTQPSFSNGAAYADLDNDGDLDLVINNINGPAFIYKNRASQQNANHHISVLLKESDQNTYAIGSKITVHAGGSIITREVIPSRGFQSSMDYKQVIGLGKTSVIDSMVIMWPDRSKETIVHPAIDTTLVLAKANTTRGALPDTLQNNSLLFSLAPGSFEKHVEDDYVDFYYERNIPEMLSREGPKVATADVNGDGLIDLYIGGTKDHPGQLYIQQKNGAFIKKQVPVFMQFKDFEDEAVLFFDCDNDGDIDLFIGPGGNNSPLYSREMQCRLLKNDGKGNFTLDAAAFKSNGMNSGVAVANDFDHDGDLDLFVGSRSTPRNYGVAPESYLYQNDGQGHFTDIAKTKNSDIAGIGMVTGAVWADVAGDTSKELIITGEWMAPRIFSFNGDHFIEVKSRLGEIYGLWQTIVAADINHDGKTDLVLGNVGDNFYLHPDAANPVKLWINDFNSNGSEDKILTRTVDNRDVPVFLKREMQDEIPSIKKENLKHKDYAKKSIQELFSKEMIDKSSVKLFNYTKSCIAINKGNGQFTIQPLPYQAQLSVVNAIISTDVNKDGFPDLVLGGNRSGYPPQFGKLDASYGDVLLNNGKGSFTWLPARLSGLLVDGEVRDIALIPGTGVNYVLFARNDDYPVLYSIKK